The following are encoded in a window of Thermoanaerobacter ethanolicus JW 200 genomic DNA:
- a CDS encoding competence type IV pilus major pilin ComGC, whose product MEWFVKALNKDERGFTLIELIVVIAILGILAAIAVPRVTTSLSNAKTNADIANAQIIGQAAERYYIETGKTTNKIQDLVDAGYLNKEPQDQYKNPFTLEMTSDGKAIVKDSNGKQLYPEVK is encoded by the coding sequence ATGGAATGGTTTGTAAAAGCATTAAACAAGGATGAGAGAGGTTTTACACTAATTGAATTGATTGTTGTCATTGCAATTTTAGGGATACTGGCAGCCATTGCAGTGCCAAGAGTGACAACTTCATTGTCAAATGCTAAGACTAATGCCGATATAGCAAATGCACAAATTATTGGGCAAGCGGCTGAAAGATACTACATAGAAACAGGTAAGACAACCAATAAGATACAAGATCTAGTCGATGCAGGGTATTTGAATAAAGAACCACAAGATCAATATAAAAATCCATTTACTCTTGAAATGACATCTGATGGTAAAGCAATAGTTAAAGATTCTAATGGTAAACAGCTTTATCCAGAAGTAAAATAG
- a CDS encoding prepilin peptidase has product MKILLYILIFLFGTIIGSFLNVVIHRVPRKESIVYPPSHCPKCGHELKTIDLIPILSYILLKGRCRYCGEKISARYPVVEVLTGIVFLIIYYKFGLDFKAFSYMFLASILISISFIDMEHKIVPNKIIIAGFVGAIIFRLLMYNYGFLDYVLGLILGGGILLLISLISGGEMGGGDIKLMALIGFFIGWKLTILVLFLSVIIGALGGAILVALKIKGRKDYIPFAPYISIAWFISILYGYEILNYYIKFIRG; this is encoded by the coding sequence ATGAAGATACTACTTTACATACTGATATTTTTATTCGGCACAATTATAGGAAGTTTTTTAAATGTGGTCATACACAGAGTGCCAAGAAAAGAGTCAATAGTCTATCCTCCTTCTCATTGCCCTAAATGTGGACATGAATTAAAAACTATTGATTTAATACCTATATTGAGTTATATTCTACTTAAAGGAAGATGTAGGTATTGTGGAGAAAAGATTTCAGCAAGGTATCCTGTTGTTGAAGTATTGACTGGAATTGTGTTTTTGATAATTTACTATAAATTTGGTTTAGATTTTAAAGCTTTTTCTTACATGTTTTTAGCTTCTATATTGATTTCAATAAGTTTTATTGATATGGAACACAAAATAGTGCCAAATAAAATAATTATTGCAGGATTTGTAGGTGCTATAATCTTTCGATTGTTAATGTACAATTATGGATTTTTGGATTATGTATTGGGCTTAATTTTAGGTGGAGGAATTCTCCTTCTCATCTCTTTAATTTCTGGAGGAGAGATGGGAGGAGGAGACATAAAACTTATGGCGTTAATTGGATTTTTTATAGGATGGAAGCTTACAATTTTAGTGCTTTTCCTTTCTGTAATCATTGGAGCATTGGGAGGAGCTATATTAGTAGCTTTGAAAATTAAAGGGAGAAAAGATTACATTCCTTTTGCACCCTACATTTCCATTGCATGGTTTATTTCAATTTTGTATGGGTATGAGATTCTTAACTATTATATAAAATTCATAAGAGGTTAA
- a CDS encoding prepilin-type N-terminal cleavage/methylation domain-containing protein has product MKREEGLTLIELVTVLAIFTVIVLIVIPSTDFFDATRSNVRLTLIAHEVVKDLRYIQHKSIFERENLYFEIKPDKTGYYINRYEDDKNIKTKDLPKGIIIEKNIQKEIRFNQMGVPSTGGCTITLKNNKKEIYITVLPATGRIMIKGNY; this is encoded by the coding sequence ATGAAAAGAGAGGAAGGATTAACTTTAATAGAGCTTGTAACGGTTTTGGCAATTTTCACAGTTATAGTTCTTATAGTTATTCCTTCGACTGACTTTTTTGATGCGACAAGGTCAAATGTAAGACTTACTCTTATAGCTCATGAAGTTGTGAAGGATTTAAGATATATTCAGCACAAAAGTATTTTCGAAAGAGAAAATTTATATTTTGAAATCAAACCCGATAAGACTGGTTATTACATAAATAGATATGAGGACGATAAAAATATTAAGACAAAGGATTTGCCTAAAGGAATTATAATAGAGAAAAATATACAAAAAGAAATAAGGTTTAATCAGATGGGGGTTCCATCTACTGGAGGTTGTACAATAACTTTAAAAAATAACAAAAAAGAAATTTATATAACTGTGCTTCCTGCTACAGGGCGTATTATGATAAAGGGGAATTATTAG
- a CDS encoding type IV pilus modification PilV family protein → MKILKDNKGMTLIEVLVSIAIFAIVAIPLLGIFSQSAITSANSKIKTKEATIAQTIAENIKAGIVKDKADLAKVVTDFEKEGFIAYVEQQTSTGEVSQYQIKVGKIGSNTPMYTLYVMAPATEITSYVPVEIPSEEDPSGGGSSSSNDVIKHVVDLITIVIIATWTALFLVFVVITLGWNEVTKTKIFTIADTIVNMIIQGVTSLKAIGTKASEITGVKVPWWLKWW, encoded by the coding sequence ATGAAGATTTTAAAGGATAATAAAGGCATGACTTTAATAGAGGTACTTGTCTCAATAGCTATATTTGCAATAGTGGCAATACCTCTTTTGGGTATTTTTAGTCAATCTGCTATAACTTCTGCTAACTCTAAGATAAAGACAAAAGAAGCTACAATTGCGCAGACAATTGCAGAAAACATAAAGGCGGGAATTGTAAAAGACAAGGCAGACCTTGCCAAAGTAGTAACTGACTTTGAAAAAGAAGGCTTTATAGCCTATGTAGAACAGCAAACCTCTACAGGGGAAGTTTCTCAGTATCAAATAAAAGTAGGAAAAATTGGTTCAAACACTCCTATGTATACCCTTTATGTTATGGCGCCTGCAACGGAAATTACTTCTTATGTTCCTGTAGAAATACCTTCTGAGGAAGACCCAAGTGGAGGCGGTAGCAGCAGTAGTAATGATGTAATAAAGCATGTAGTGGACCTGATAACAATAGTGATAATTGCTACATGGACTGCTTTATTTTTAGTTTTTGTGGTAATCACATTGGGCTGGAATGAGGTTACCAAAACAAAAATTTTCACTATAGCAGACACTATTGTTAACATGATAATACAGGGAGTTACTAGTTTAAAAGCAATAGGGACAAAAGCTTCAGAAATTACTGGCGTTAAGGTTCCATGGTGGTTAAAATGGTGGTGA
- a CDS encoding PilW family protein — translation MVVRKEEGFTLIELIVTLAILGVVIGVYSSLYYSGFKSFISTENSVDVEQNVRFAMNYIISLLEKGPSEVIIIDNGHGLLMKDVNNRDEITIKLDNKKHALYINDNVGHELAVKIYGFNIIQKNGNMINIEIIGQSDDNGSNRFSLSTDVFLRKSGINVQ, via the coding sequence ATGGTGGTGAGAAAAGAAGAAGGATTTACCCTCATCGAACTTATCGTAACATTGGCAATACTCGGAGTGGTAATAGGAGTTTACTCTTCTTTATATTATTCGGGCTTTAAATCCTTCATAAGCACTGAAAACAGTGTAGATGTAGAGCAAAATGTCAGGTTTGCTATGAATTATATCATATCTTTATTAGAAAAAGGCCCTTCTGAAGTCATTATTATTGATAATGGCCATGGCTTATTGATGAAAGATGTGAATAATCGTGATGAGATTACAATAAAGCTAGACAACAAAAAACATGCTTTGTATATTAATGACAATGTAGGTCACGAATTAGCTGTAAAGATTTACGGATTTAATATAATTCAAAAAAATGGCAACATGATAAATATTGAAATAATTGGACAAAGTGATGATAACGGCTCAAACAGATTTTCTCTTTCTACAGACGTTTTTTTAAGAAAGAGTGGTATAAATGTTCAATGA
- a CDS encoding pilus assembly PilX N-terminal domain-containing protein, with translation MFNERGSALIFTLMVILILTVLAVAILEVTVTNYKISHAYANSISATYAAEAGLERVKNEFNIALLDAYQGKGKGKGKGEFWINVVENKNTTKIQYKQDAKNLLKESFGLDIPVGEWISLGDSGQEYKIDSIEMVPPSIKAFENEGTQVLNYKVRAWTEGRMNKIVRYGYAEITFNINVNITKMGSDKSANYKVVLSGNTSQSPPIVDKWTIDSIPQTQ, from the coding sequence ATGTTCAATGAGAGAGGTTCTGCTTTAATTTTTACTTTAATGGTAATTTTGATTCTCACAGTTTTAGCTGTAGCAATTTTAGAAGTAACTGTTACCAATTACAAAATTTCTCATGCTTATGCAAACTCTATCTCAGCTACTTATGCAGCAGAAGCTGGCCTTGAACGAGTAAAAAATGAATTTAACATAGCTTTGTTAGATGCTTATCAAGGAAAAGGGAAAGGAAAAGGGAAAGGTGAATTTTGGATAAATGTAGTTGAAAATAAAAATACAACTAAAATTCAGTATAAACAAGATGCCAAAAATTTATTAAAGGAGTCATTTGGACTTGACATCCCAGTAGGGGAGTGGATTTCACTGGGTGATTCAGGACAAGAGTATAAAATTGACAGTATAGAAATGGTTCCTCCTTCAATTAAAGCTTTTGAAAATGAAGGAACTCAAGTTTTAAACTATAAAGTACGTGCATGGACGGAAGGTAGGATGAACAAAATCGTACGTTACGGTTATGCGGAGATTACATTTAATATTAATGTAAATATTACGAAGATGGGTTCTGATAAGAGTGCGAATTATAAGGTGGTTCTTAGTGGTAATACATCACAGTCTCCACCTATAGTAGATAAATGGACAATTGATTCAATTCCACAAACACAATAA
- a CDS encoding late competence development ComFB family protein, translating to MHLKNYMEDAVDQMMDKVLKDLDVCKCDRCRMDIKALALNNLPPKYVVSEEGELYVKTNELVRQFEVDIIKAITMAAIKVNNNKRH from the coding sequence ATGCATCTTAAAAATTACATGGAAGACGCTGTTGACCAAATGATGGATAAGGTTTTGAAAGATTTAGACGTTTGTAAATGCGACAGATGTAGAATGGACATAAAAGCTTTAGCACTTAACAATTTACCTCCAAAATATGTTGTATCAGAAGAAGGAGAACTATATGTAAAGACAAATGAGTTAGTCAGGCAATTTGAGGTAGACATAATAAAAGCTATAACAATGGCTGCTATTAAAGTGAATAACAATAAGCGCCATTAG
- the pilM gene encoding type IV pilus assembly protein PilM, whose amino-acid sequence MLGIEIGNFNTKLLIGEKKNKFFGKRLMINTPSNVITNGKIIDINSLADVINETLKRNNIKEKQVCFTISSSNNIIRDLELPLMKEEEVEKALYYEIEQYIPDYENYVIDYRYLPNIAEKDKMIRVLIASSPKDIIEKYVKLAEMLKLKLEAIDIYSNSIYKACKKVNLAEGIVSVVDIGAVVTNVTVIDNGNYIFSRSIEFGGNKITQIIANAFNIDFQAAEEYKRAKKFIGEENYKDIEDTILLSFSEVFQQLSRIFDFYYATYHKNIQKIIMLGGTSKLLGLREYVEDYFRIPTFVIETEDYLYFLPVYGCLLRGE is encoded by the coding sequence ATGCTTGGAATTGAAATAGGAAATTTTAATACAAAATTATTAATTGGAGAAAAAAAGAATAAATTCTTTGGTAAAAGGTTAATGATAAATACGCCTTCTAATGTGATAACTAATGGTAAAATTATTGATATAAATTCATTGGCAGATGTAATTAATGAGACTTTGAAAAGGAACAATATCAAAGAAAAACAAGTGTGTTTTACTATTTCCAGCTCAAATAATATAATAAGGGATTTAGAATTGCCACTAATGAAAGAAGAGGAAGTCGAAAAGGCCTTATACTATGAGATTGAGCAATACATTCCTGATTATGAAAATTATGTAATAGATTATAGATATTTACCTAATATTGCGGAGAAAGATAAAATGATTAGAGTACTGATTGCCTCTTCTCCTAAGGATATAATAGAAAAATATGTTAAATTAGCAGAGATGTTAAAATTAAAATTAGAAGCCATTGATATTTATAGCAATTCAATTTATAAAGCTTGTAAAAAGGTGAATTTAGCTGAAGGAATAGTGTCAGTTGTAGATATAGGGGCAGTTGTTACCAATGTGACGGTGATTGATAACGGAAATTACATTTTTAGTAGGAGCATAGAGTTTGGTGGAAATAAAATTACACAAATAATTGCGAATGCCTTTAATATAGATTTTCAAGCAGCAGAAGAATATAAAAGGGCAAAAAAATTTATTGGAGAAGAAAACTATAAGGATATAGAAGATACTATACTTTTATCCTTTTCGGAAGTGTTTCAACAGCTAAGCAGAATATTTGATTTTTATTATGCCACATATCATAAAAATATACAAAAAATTATCATGTTAGGTGGTACTTCTAAACTTTTAGGATTGAGAGAATACGTGGAAGATTATTTTAGGATACCTACTTTTGTGATAGAAACAGAAGATTATTTATACTTTTTACCTGTTTATGGATGCCTTTTAAGGGGGGAATAG
- a CDS encoding PilN domain-containing protein — MKDINLIPAELKEQKMRRKKQISRLFFVFVLITVIFALIAFPLVYINKLYQDLKYADNELGKFKDISQLQQNVKDLSAYIEKKKSLIEKLKKQKVDAVGILQNLASNIPEKVSIDSLKYEKNILEIDGQALSESDIAAFMLNLRSISYVEDVKVISVDLTDKGLLKYVLQVKIKVVS, encoded by the coding sequence TTGAAGGATATAAACCTCATACCAGCTGAACTAAAGGAACAAAAAATGCGAAGAAAAAAACAAATATCCCGTCTTTTTTTTGTGTTTGTTTTAATCACCGTTATTTTTGCCTTAATAGCTTTTCCACTGGTATATATCAATAAATTGTATCAAGACTTAAAATACGCAGATAATGAATTAGGTAAATTTAAAGACATTTCTCAGTTGCAGCAAAATGTAAAAGATTTATCCGCTTATATAGAAAAGAAGAAAAGCTTAATAGAAAAATTGAAAAAGCAAAAAGTGGATGCAGTAGGTATATTGCAAAATTTAGCCTCAAATATACCTGAAAAAGTATCTATTGATTCTTTGAAATATGAGAAAAATATTTTGGAAATAGATGGACAAGCACTTTCAGAATCTGATATAGCAGCTTTTATGCTTAACCTAAGAAGTATAAGTTATGTAGAAGATGTGAAAGTGATATCGGTGGATTTGACAGATAAAGGCCTTCTAAAATATGTTTTACAAGTAAAAATCAAGGTGGTATCATAG
- the pilO gene encoding type IV pilus inner membrane component PilO, with protein MKLTRRERVLIYFAVILGFFALYYQYYLTPKILEIRNLSIELKNKRQILEQVTALNNKNLREGLDKQQTQLKELSMILPEERDIEIFLFNLQQMVNDTGVKTKSLTFENQDQSQKETSNVKKEDFVTIPVNITVSGNYDEIIAFLNEIQNSKRLCNIQSFSIEKDQNQHNLLLTLQIFIYSMKDSGGTSIPTDFLKGKSDPFKSLYDDTRSEQSNNVEQPSASQSPQNIDVNKVITDTIEKVLKEKIPSLP; from the coding sequence ATGAAGCTTACAAGAAGAGAAAGAGTATTAATTTACTTTGCTGTCATACTCGGATTTTTTGCACTTTATTATCAATATTATTTAACTCCCAAAATTTTAGAAATACGAAATTTATCTATTGAATTAAAAAATAAAAGACAAATTTTAGAACAAGTAACTGCTTTAAACAATAAAAATTTAAGAGAAGGTTTAGACAAGCAACAAACTCAACTAAAGGAATTAAGCATGATTTTACCAGAAGAAAGGGATATAGAAATTTTTCTTTTTAATTTACAACAAATGGTCAATGATACAGGTGTAAAGACAAAAAGCTTAACTTTTGAAAACCAAGATCAAAGTCAAAAAGAAACTAGTAATGTGAAAAAAGAAGATTTTGTGACAATACCCGTAAATATTACTGTTTCAGGTAATTACGATGAGATTATAGCTTTTCTAAATGAAATACAAAATTCTAAGAGACTTTGTAACATTCAAAGTTTCTCTATTGAAAAAGACCAAAATCAGCACAACCTTCTTTTGACTCTACAGATCTTTATTTATTCAATGAAAGACAGTGGTGGTACTTCAATACCGACAGATTTTTTAAAAGGTAAAAGTGACCCTTTCAAGTCTCTGTATGATGATACCAGAAGTGAACAATCAAATAATGTAGAACAGCCTTCTGCTTCTCAATCTCCTCAAAACATAGATGTGAATAAGGTAATAACTGATACTATAGAAAAAGTTTTAAAAGAGAAAATACCTTCATTGCCTTAG
- a CDS encoding shikimate kinase yields the protein MKNIVLTGFMATGKTTVGKKVATTMSFGFIDTDKMIEKMANMTVSDIFEKYGEDYFRRLEKAAVIKAARLKNFVIATGGGVVLNPSNIVQLRKNGVVICFTARPEIILRNIGKNKDRPLLMVDNPEEKIRQLLREREPFYRFADYTIDVSDMTIDEVAEEVIKAYIRLKKG from the coding sequence ATGAAAAACATCGTTTTAACGGGTTTTATGGCTACCGGGAAAACTACTGTTGGCAAAAAAGTAGCTACCACTATGTCCTTCGGTTTTATAGATACGGATAAAATGATTGAAAAAATGGCAAATATGACTGTTTCAGATATTTTTGAAAAATATGGAGAAGACTATTTTAGGAGATTGGAAAAAGCAGCGGTTATAAAAGCAGCTCGATTAAAAAATTTTGTGATTGCTACAGGAGGGGGTGTTGTATTAAATCCTTCAAATATTGTACAATTAAGAAAAAATGGAGTTGTAATTTGCTTTACAGCGAGGCCAGAAATTATATTGAGGAATATAGGAAAGAATAAAGACAGGCCTCTTCTTATGGTGGATAATCCAGAAGAAAAAATAAGACAGCTTCTAAGAGAAAGAGAGCCTTTTTATAGGTTTGCTGACTACACTATTGATGTATCCGATATGACAATAGATGAAGTAGCAGAGGAAGTTATAAAGGCTTACATTAGACTTAAGAAAGGATGA
- a CDS encoding TIM barrel protein has protein sequence MRGLTIKFGPSGNSDSFYKEGHKSSLEMPEWLYNMGLDAYEYSFSRGIKISEKMAKEVKENAQKFNITITVHAPYYINLATTDKTKMENSKRYLIDSLIAGKWMGAKRVTFHPGSATEGTRKEALERAKKVLNEILKEMEDKGLTDVTICPETMGKKNQLGTLEEVLELCNVDKRIIPTIDFAHLHARDNGRFKSIEDYAEVLDIIERYLGKERAKKIHVHFSRIEYTEQGEKRHWTLNDTQYGPEFEPLAQLFYERKMEPIVICESRGTMAEDALKLKEIYLNIAKRMSKV, from the coding sequence ATGAGGGGATTGACGATAAAATTTGGACCTTCTGGGAATTCCGACAGTTTTTACAAAGAAGGGCATAAGTCTTCTCTAGAGATGCCTGAATGGCTTTATAACATGGGGCTTGATGCGTATGAATATTCTTTTTCAAGGGGAATAAAAATTAGCGAAAAGATGGCGAAAGAGGTTAAGGAAAACGCACAAAAATTCAACATAACTATTACTGTTCATGCTCCTTATTACATAAACTTAGCTACTACTGATAAAACCAAAATGGAGAATTCTAAAAGATACTTAATAGATAGTTTAATTGCGGGAAAATGGATGGGGGCAAAAAGGGTAACTTTTCATCCCGGCTCTGCGACTGAAGGGACGAGAAAAGAGGCTTTAGAGAGAGCAAAAAAAGTTTTAAATGAAATTTTAAAAGAGATGGAGGACAAAGGACTTACTGACGTAACCATATGTCCAGAGACAATGGGAAAGAAAAACCAATTGGGTACTTTAGAAGAAGTATTGGAGCTGTGCAATGTGGATAAGAGAATTATTCCCACTATAGACTTTGCCCATTTACATGCAAGAGATAATGGAAGGTTTAAGTCTATAGAAGATTATGCAGAGGTTTTGGATATTATTGAAAGGTATTTGGGAAAAGAAAGGGCGAAAAAGATACACGTCCATTTTAGCAGAATTGAATACACAGAGCAGGGAGAAAAAAGGCATTGGACGTTAAATGACACTCAATACGGGCCAGAATTTGAGCCTTTGGCACAGCTTTTCTATGAAAGAAAGATGGAGCCTATTGTCATATGTGAATCAAGGGGAACTATGGCAGAAGATGCTTTAAAACTAAAAGAGATATATCTAAATATTGCAAAAAGGATGTCGAAAGTATGA
- the proB gene encoding glutamate 5-kinase, with the protein MRIVVKVGTSTLTYENGKLNLEIMEKLVRQIANLLNRGEEVVLVTSGAIGAGMGKLNLKEKPKTIPEKQSLAAIGQGLLIEIYEKFFNEYGKITAQVLLTKEDFSDRRRYLNVSYTLSNLLKWGVVPIINENDTVTVDEIKIGDNDTLAALLASLVEADLLIILTDIDGLYDKDPRIYKEAKIIEIVEEFSDELFKIAGSAGTKRGTGGMYTKIQAAKICWNSGVKMIIANGKIDNVLNRIANGEKIGTTFLPMKNPINSRKIWIAFNAKVNGFLFIDEGAAKAIIKHGKSLLPSGVVKTEGDYDVGDCVAVVDHQEKEIARGLINYSSEEVEKIKGCKTHNIEKILGYKYYDEVIHRDNLVILERGEKYGS; encoded by the coding sequence ATGAGAATTGTGGTAAAAGTTGGTACAAGCACTTTGACATATGAAAATGGTAAATTGAACTTAGAAATAATGGAGAAGTTAGTAAGGCAAATTGCTAATTTATTAAACAGAGGAGAAGAAGTAGTATTAGTAACCTCTGGAGCAATTGGAGCTGGAATGGGAAAATTAAATTTAAAGGAAAAACCTAAAACCATCCCAGAAAAGCAATCCCTAGCGGCTATAGGGCAAGGGCTTTTAATTGAGATTTATGAAAAGTTTTTTAATGAATATGGCAAAATTACTGCGCAAGTTCTTTTGACAAAGGAAGATTTTAGCGATAGAAGAAGGTATTTAAATGTCAGTTATACCTTGTCAAATCTGCTCAAATGGGGCGTTGTGCCAATAATAAATGAGAATGATACAGTAACTGTTGATGAAATTAAAATTGGAGACAATGACACTTTAGCGGCGCTGCTTGCTAGTTTAGTTGAGGCTGACCTTTTGATAATTTTGACTGACATTGATGGACTTTATGATAAAGACCCTCGAATTTATAAAGAGGCAAAAATTATAGAAATCGTAGAAGAGTTTTCAGATGAATTGTTTAAAATTGCGGGTAGTGCTGGGACAAAAAGAGGAACTGGGGGAATGTATACAAAGATTCAGGCAGCAAAGATATGCTGGAATTCAGGAGTTAAGATGATTATAGCGAATGGGAAAATTGACAATGTATTAAATAGGATAGCAAATGGCGAAAAAATTGGCACTACATTTTTGCCTATGAAAAACCCGATAAATAGCAGGAAAATTTGGATTGCTTTTAATGCGAAAGTGAACGGATTTCTTTTTATTGATGAAGGAGCAGCGAAAGCTATTATAAAGCATGGGAAAAGTCTATTACCAAGTGGAGTTGTAAAAACTGAAGGGGATTATGATGTAGGAGACTGTGTTGCAGTGGTTGACCATCAAGAAAAAGAGATTGCCAGAGGACTTATTAATTATTCTTCAGAAGAAGTTGAAAAGATAAAAGGTTGTAAAACTCATAATATAGAAAAAATACTGGGTTATAAGTATTATGATGAAGTGATTCATAGGGATAATCTTGTAATACTTGAAAGAGGTGAGAAGTATGGAAGTTGA
- a CDS encoding glutamate-5-semialdehyde dehydrogenase: MEVEVKAKQAKAAARRMAVLDENTKNLALNHMADALIKDIGKILEANKKDVVEAEKRNIKASLIDRLKLDEKRVEAMAKGLREISALPDPVGSIEKMWKRPNGLQIGKMRVPIGVISIIYESRPNVTADAAGLCLKSGNAVILRGGSDAINSNIAISSILAEAAYEAGIPEGAIQLIENTDREEVNRMMKLNGLIDLIIPRGGASLIKNVIENSTVPVIETGVGNCHIFVDETAKFNMAKDIIVNAKVQRPGVCNAVETVLVHKSIAKEFLPLMVEELTSLGVEIRGCQITKKICPQVKDATDKDWETEYLDLILAVKVVDSIEEALDHISKYSTGHSESIITENYENAMMFLKSVDSAAVYVNASTRFTDGGEFGFGAEIGISTQKMHARGPMGLEELTTYKYVILGSGQIRK, from the coding sequence ATGGAAGTTGAAGTAAAGGCGAAACAGGCAAAAGCTGCGGCAAGAAGAATGGCTGTGTTGGATGAAAATACAAAGAATTTAGCTTTGAATCACATGGCAGATGCTTTAATAAAAGATATTGGAAAAATACTTGAGGCTAATAAAAAGGATGTTGTGGAGGCTGAAAAAAGGAATATAAAAGCTTCTCTCATAGATAGACTAAAACTTGATGAAAAAAGAGTCGAAGCTATGGCAAAAGGATTAAGAGAGATTTCTGCTCTTCCTGACCCTGTAGGAAGTATAGAAAAGATGTGGAAGAGGCCAAATGGACTTCAAATTGGCAAAATGAGAGTGCCAATTGGAGTAATAAGTATAATTTATGAATCTCGCCCGAATGTGACAGCTGATGCGGCAGGCCTATGTTTAAAGTCGGGGAATGCGGTGATTTTAAGGGGAGGAAGTGATGCGATCAATTCCAATATAGCAATTTCTTCTATTCTTGCTGAAGCTGCCTATGAGGCTGGTATTCCTGAAGGGGCAATACAGCTTATAGAAAATACCGATAGAGAAGAAGTAAACCGTATGATGAAGTTAAATGGTCTAATTGACCTCATTATTCCTCGAGGGGGAGCAAGTCTTATAAAAAATGTCATTGAAAATTCTACAGTGCCTGTAATAGAGACAGGAGTAGGCAATTGCCATATTTTTGTAGATGAGACTGCCAAGTTTAATATGGCAAAAGACATCATTGTGAATGCAAAAGTACAAAGGCCAGGGGTATGTAATGCAGTAGAGACAGTTTTGGTTCACAAATCTATTGCAAAAGAATTTTTGCCTTTAATGGTAGAAGAATTGACTTCTTTGGGAGTAGAAATAAGAGGGTGTCAAATTACAAAAAAAATATGTCCTCAAGTTAAAGATGCTACAGATAAGGATTGGGAAACGGAATATTTAGACCTTATACTGGCTGTAAAAGTTGTAGATAGCATAGAAGAAGCCTTAGATCATATTTCAAAGTATTCGACAGGCCATTCGGAAAGCATTATTACAGAAAATTATGAAAATGCCATGATGTTTTTAAAATCAGTAGATTCGGCTGCTGTATATGTAAATGCTTCTACTCGCTTTACAGATGGAGGAGAATTTGGTTTTGGGGCAGAGATAGGAATAAGTACACAAAAAATGCATGCGAGAGGGCCAATGGGACTTGAAGAACTTACCACCTACAAATATGTAATTTTAGGTAGTGGACAAATAAGGAAATAA
- the aroQ gene encoding type II 3-dehydroquinate dehydratase codes for MKRVLIIHGPNVNLTGKREKEVYGDINYEEINNLIKREAAKLDIAVKIQQSNSEGEIINLIHSAENNFDAIIINPAAYTHYSLAIMDAIAAVSVPVIEVHISNIFGREDYRKTSVTASKCKGVITGFGPYSYVLALNAVKFLEDSIGG; via the coding sequence ATGAAAAGAGTTTTGATAATTCATGGCCCTAATGTAAATCTGACAGGTAAAAGAGAAAAAGAGGTATATGGAGATATAAATTACGAAGAAATAAATAATCTGATAAAAAGAGAGGCTGCAAAATTAGATATAGCTGTCAAGATTCAGCAATCTAATAGTGAAGGAGAAATAATTAACCTTATCCATTCTGCAGAAAACAATTTCGATGCTATAATTATAAATCCGGCAGCTTACACTCATTACAGTTTAGCTATTATGGATGCTATTGCAGCTGTGTCAGTTCCAGTAATAGAAGTTCATATTTCAAATATTTTTGGAAGGGAGGATTACAGAAAGACCTCTGTTACTGCATCTAAGTGTAAAGGTGTGATAACGGGGTTTGGACCTTATAGTTATGTCCTTGCCCTCAATGCAGTTAAGTTTTTAGAGGATTCAATTGGGGGGTAA